The proteins below are encoded in one region of Fulvia fulva chromosome 9, complete sequence:
- a CDS encoding Hexokinase: MVNLGPRRQPSRRGSMADMPKDLLQEIKKLEEMFTVDTAKLKAITDHFISELAKGLSKEGGSIPMNPTWVMGFPTGHEQGTFLALDMGGTNLRVCEINLPEEKGEFDIIQSKYKMPEDLKTGNADELWGYIADCLQQFIEYHHEGEKLDKLPLGFTFSYPATQDYIDHGVLQRWTKGFDIDGVEGKDVVPPFEAALEERGVPIKLTALINDTTGTLIASAYTDSEMRIGCIFGTGCNAAYMEHAGEIPKLEHMKLDPKQEIAINCEWGAFDNEHKILPRTKYDIIIDKDSPRPGQQAFEKMIAGLYLGELFRLVLVDLHEQPHVKVFEGQDISALKKPYSLDASFLSDIENDPFENLQETYDLFYDKLKINCQKPELELIRRLAELIGTRSARLSACGVSAICKKKGYKTCHVGADGSVFNKYPHFKARGAQALKEILDWEKGRDGKPLGKGHDPVEILAAEDGSGVGAALIAALTLKRVQEGNHAGIRDAKSMLAGTKAEDSKSKQV, translated from the exons ATGGTCAACTTGGGACCGAGGCGGCAGCCAAGCCGCAGAGGCTCCATGGCAGACATGCCAAAGGACCTCTTGCAGGAGATCAAGAAGTTGGAGGAGATGTTCACGGTCGACACCGCGAAGCTGAAGGCCATCACCGACCACTTTATCTCAGAGCTCGCCAAGGGTCTGTCGAAGGAGGGCGGCAGCATCCCAATGAACCCGACCTGGGTCATGGGCTTCCCAACCGGACACGAGCAGGGCACTTTCCTCGCGCTCGACATGGGCGGCACCAACCTGCGTGTTTGCGAGATCAACCTGCCGGAGGAGAAGGGCGAATTCGACATCATCCAGTCCAAGTACAAGATGCCAGAAGACCTGAAGACGGGCAACGCAGATGAGCTCTGGGGCTACATCGCAGACTGTCTGCAGCAGTTCATCGAGTACCACCACGAAGGCGAGAAGCTGGATAAGCTCCCTCTTGGTTTCACCTTCTCCTACCCAGCGACTCAAGACTACATCGACCACGGTGTGCTGCAACGATGGACGAAGGGCTTTGACATTGATGGTGTTGAAGGCAAGGATGTCGTTCCACCATTCGAGGCTGCTTTAGAAGAGCGTGGCGTGCCGATCAAGCTGACCGCCCTCATCAATGACACCACTGGAACCCTGATAGCTAGTGCCTACACAGACTCAGAGATGAGAATTGGCTGCATCTTCGGCACTGGTTGCAACGCCGCATACATGGAGCACGCCGGCGAGATCCCAAAGCTCGAGCACATGAAGCTGGACCCAAAACAAGAGATCGCCATCAACTGCGAATGGGGTGCCTTCGACAACGAGCACAAGATCCTCCCACGCACAAAGTACGACATCATCATCGACAAAGACTCGCCACGCCCTGGACAACAAGCTTTCGAGAAGATGATCGCAGGTCTGTACCTTGGCGAGCTGTTCCGTCTTGTGCTTGTGGACCTCCACGAGCAACCTCACGTCAAGGTCTTCGAAGGCCAGGACATTTCCGCCCTGAAGAAGCCATATTCTCTCGACGCCTCATTCCTCTCCGACATTGAGAACGATCCGTTCGAGAATTTGCAAGAGACATACGATCTCTTCTACGACAAGCTGAAGATCAACTGCCAGAAGCCTGAGCTGGAGCTGATTAGGAGATTGGCGGAGCTCATTGGTACAAGATCTGCCAGACTTAGTGCGTGTGGTGTCAGTGCGATCTGCAAGAAGAAGGGCTACAAGACGTGCCATGTTGGTGCTGATGGATCGGTATTCAACAAATACCCACACTTCAAG GCCCGCGGCGCGCAAGCTCTGAAGGAGATTCTCGACTGGGAGAAGGGTCGTGATGGCAAGCCACTTGGCAAGGGCCACGACCCAGTTGAGATTCTGGCTGCCGAGGACGGCTCTGGTGTAGGTGCCGCTTTGATCGCTGCGCTGACTCTGAAGCGTGTGCAAGAGGGTAACCATGCTGGTATTCGTGATGCAAAATCAATGTTGGCAGGGACTAAGGCCGAAGACTCGAAGAGCAAGCAGGTGTAG
- a CDS encoding Heptaketide hydrolyase ayg1 has translation MAAPGGKFFIQDALKTPAVHHESFEQLWTTKWQQPCKLGIYPFMFNAYEDFEPIVERLISEGQKEPYDWDAYAQAFFPKAEELLAEAEQADQEGNREKASEFYMRASAVYRISRFPAPRSEKQRYAWQEGKKAAKKGLALKERPTQEITILHKHGNEKDGKDLPFYYHIPPGTTKDQPVPLVIILTGLDGYRTELAVWIESWSQKDVAVLVLEIPGTGDSPADPTDPTSPERVWSTLFDWVEEQAEIDQTRKAMWAFSTGGYYAIRVAHTHPNRLQGLVALGGGCHYMFSEEWLSHVNRLEYPFDLATTLAYKFGYGNDLEKFKKEAMKFSLLKDGTLDKPECSKLLLVNGVNDEIFPIDDYYLCLLHGPPKEARFVDNRKHMGEPESFFVIIAWIYKLFGIQGNPGDQMKTIPSRPRFVFKGAQTNGV, from the coding sequence ATGGCAGCTCCCGGCGGGAAGTTCTTCATCCAAGATGCACTCAAGACGCCAGCAGTTCATCATGAATCTTTCGAGCAACTTTGGACAACGAAATGGCAGCAACCATGCAAACTTGGAATTTACCCATTCATGTTCAATGCCTACGAGGACTTCGAGCCTATAGTGGAAAGACTGATCAGTGAAGGCCAGAAAGAACCGTATGACTGGGACGCTTACGCTCAAGCGTTCTTCCCAAAAGCCGAGGAACTGCTCGCAGAAGCAGAACAGGCCGACCAGGAAGGCAATCGAGAAAAAGCTTCTGAGTTCTACATGCGAGCATCGGCAGTATACCGCATATCTCGTTTTCCTGCTCCACGCTCTGAGAAGCAGCGGTATGCATGGCAAGAAGGCAAGAAAGCTGCGAAGAAGGGTCTTGCTTTGAAAGAGCGACCGACGCAGGAAATCACGATTCTACATAAGCATGGCAACGAGAAGGACGGGAAAGATCTTCCATTCTACTATCATATACCTCCTGGCACGACCAAAGACCAGCCAGTACCTCTTGTCATCATCTTGACAGGTCTCGATGGCTACCGAACGGAGCTCGCTGTCTGGATCGAAAGCTGGTCACAGAAGGATGTTGCCGTCTTGGTCCTGGAGATCCCTGGCACTGGCGACTCGCCCGCAGACCCAACAGATCCCACTTCGCCTGAACGGGTCTGGTCTACCTTATTCGATTGGGTTGAGGAGCAAGCTGAGATCGACCAGACTCGAAAAGCCATGTGGGCTTTCAGCACTGGGGGTTACTACGCAATTCGAGTCGCTCACACGCATCCCAACAGGCTGCAAGGTTTAGTCGCACTCGGCGGAGGCTGCCACTACATGTTCAGCGAAGAATGGCTGTCTCATGTCAACCGCCTGGAATATCCGTTTGACCTCGCAACGACGCTGGCGTACAAGTTCGGTTACGGCAATGATCTTGAGAAATTCAAGAAGGAGGCCATGAAGTTCTCGCTCCTCAAGGATGGTACGCTCGATAAGCCAGAGTGTTCGAAGTTGCTCCTGGTCAATGGTGTCAACGATGAGATCTTCCCCATCGACGACTACTATTTGTGCCTCTTGCATGGTCCTCCAAAGGAAGCTCGATTTGTCGATAACAGGAAGCATATGGGTGAGCCTGAGTCTTTCTTCGTCATCATTGCCTGGATCTACAAGCTCTTCGGAATCCAGGGTAATCCCGGCGACCAGATGAAGACGATACCTTCGCGGCCGAGGTTTGTATTCAAAGGTGCTCAGACCAATGGTGTTTAG